The nucleotide sequence GTGCCATTAAGAACATGCAGCGCTTCTATGGCCTGGAGGAGACCGGACATATGGACTTGATCACTATtaagtatgacttttttttttcttattcaactGCCTGTTGAACAACAAGATGAAATTAGTCTGTTTTGATTGTGTTAACTGAGAAAATAGAAACGTTTATACAGTGTACACTACAGTGTAACTAGGTCAAGAAGCTTATCTATACCACTTATAACTTaataaaattagtattttttaatgATAAGAATGATTTGAAGAGCATTCTaatcattctcttgatgagcttcaacacagtacacacatatattatgcaaacaaaaacttttattttggatgtgattaatctcGATTAAAcgtttgacagcattaatattcattattttttttatttttcagtgccaTGAAAAGACCTCGCTGTGGAGTGCCAGATCATTTTGAGGAGTCAGCGGAGGGAGGTACTCGGCGTAAGCGATATGCACTTACTGGCCACAAATGGGACCAGGGCGAGCTGACTTACAGGTGAATCAACCAGAAGAACAAATTCAGTTTTCATTGTTCAAGTTAATGATCATCAAGCTAATGatgaggggggaaaaaatctttatttttctgcCCAAGTATTCAGAACCACTCACCCAAAGTGGGCAAGGAGCAGACCTACAAGGCTATTCACAAAGCCTTCAAGGTTTGGGAGAAAGTAACGCCTCTGCGATTCGAGGAGGTCCCGTATCACGAGATAAAGAATGGTAGTGAGGGGCCTGACATAATACTACTGTTTGCCTCTGGGTATCATGGGGATATGTCTCTCTTTGATGGGGAAGGGGGCTCTTTGGCACACGCTTTTTTCCCTGGTCCCGGAATGGGAGGAGACACACATTTCGATATAGACGAGCCATGGACCTTGAACCAACGGGAGGGCTCAGGTGTGAACAATTTTCTGCAGTCTTTTTCCTACTTCAAAgtaaatttactttcatttttttttttacttttccataGAGAATGTATGAATGTtagcaacattttaaatatctttgaaCTGTTCAGAAACCGATTTAACccgttgttttttctttgtttatagtTTAGTCATTTAAGTTGCTGTTCTTGTTTGGTTGTAGGTGTTGACTTGTTTCTGGTCGCGGTTCATGAGTTGGGACATGCGCTGGGGTTAGAGCACTCCAACAACCCTTCTGCGATCATGGCGCCTTTCTACCAGTGGATGGACACAGAAAGCTTCTCATTGACTGAAGATGATATAAATGGCATTCACCAGATCTATGGTAAGTAGTCTGAGGTATTTCCTGTTTCAGTTAACTAACCTTTCTAAATTAGGTCCATGGTATGAATTCACATTAATTTGCATGTTATATGGCTTTTACACAACAGTTCATGCAATAAATGATAGCCTAATATTGAGTTAATTACATCTGCGATACAGTGTTGGAAATTaagtttgtttctgaatgaatgcttttaaaaaatgtgttgactACTCAATTCAATAATTCACTCTTTGAGACAATCACgtttagttcctgaatgaatcagtgtttgtttttaaattgattcagttaaatgaatgattcagtgattcactcctAAATACAATCAAATTTTGTTCCtttctaaacctttttttttcatgaattgatTGACtaagtgattcactcattaagacagtcaattgtttcattcctaaatgaatcaatgttttttaataaatcgGTTAACTGTATGATTTAATGATTCACTCTGTTTTGCTTCTGAATTAATCAGTTTAGTGAAGATTTAATTTCACTTGTCTGGTTTAATGATGTAACCTGCACAAAGAGTTcccaccaggaaaaaaaatcccaCCACTAACACAGTCAAGTAACCAGAGTGATACAAAACATTGAAGTATCCGAGGTTTTTTGCACTAAATAACAGCACACTTAGAACGCCACATTCATTTTCAGTGAgaattatttcaaatacatttttgtcagtgTTATCCAAATGACACTTTTGCAgttaaaaaatgtgcaaaatgtgtATCTTGTGCAACTGTGAGTTCTCCCAATGCAGAACAGTCATTATCCAGTGATTTCTTTAAGCTGTGCCACATTTATGTTACAGTTGTTATCCTCACTCTGCTGTTTTATGTGCTTGAGTTTTCACTCCAGTTGCATGGATTTCACACCAATGAATTTTTCAGCGTATGTGTCTTTGCTTGAGTCGGTTTTCTCCATTTGAAAGTCTTCCACTGCTGGCTGATTGAGCCTCATGGGCCTTCTGGTGCTGGATGGAAAAGTGACGCGTACTGTGTCTATGCAGTATGTGTGGAAAAGAGGATGTTTAGCTAAGTGTGAAAATACATTATGGTTTGGTTTTTACAGGACCCCCAGAGACTGTCACCACTCAAGTACCTCCCACCACAACCCTGTTTACAACCACGGCTGAGCCGGAGTCCACAACTACAGTGGCCCACCCGAAAACAACCAGACCCTCAGTGCAACCCACCAGGCCTTGGGTGCCTCCGGTTCGCCCCACTAGGAGGTCCCATAGACCCCAGCCCACAGCACGCACGGATCAGGATGCACCTGACATCTGCGAGGGGAACTTTGACACAGTGACCGTACTGAGAGGCGAGATGTTTGTGTTCAAGGTTAATAACAGTGAACACTTTAGTAACCATATAAATATGTCTTAAACCACTAGCAATtgtatttagtttgtttttgaccATAATTTGGATCCGGTGTCTGCAAGAAGATGGTCAAACCATTCTGATAAGGCATAAATCTTTGCGGTAAATGTTATGACTACATGGATGTTTTTATTCTTTGTCAGGGTCGTTGGTTCTGGAGGGTTAGGAGGAACCGGGTTCTGGATAATTACCCAATGCCAATCTCCTTCTTCTGGATGGGGCTTCCAGAGGACATAGACGCTGCCTATGAACGGCATGATGGGAAATTCGTGTTCTTTAAAGGTCTGAgtcatgaaataaatgtttaaatgactTAATCTAAGTGAGGTTAATTGTTAAAGCAAGAAAAGAGGatgaaaaattatgtatttttaattattttatgataaaaattttttttaaacaattataatgATAACAGTAATAAACATTATCTAattgttttaattgaaaaaaacaaatgctgtcacattcaaaataaatgtttatgtagtgtatgtatatattatacaatatatttcttaaatatacacacgtgtgtgtgtatttttatatacataaatatacacagtacatacatTATGTAAATGAATGTGGATGCGCATAATTTTTGCGTCAGAAATTTTTCTGGATGCGCATAATCACAGTGTATCAATTTGAcagcacttttttgttttttatatatattttttcttcttttttttatccccCTCTTTTTTTTGCCCCAGAGAAGCTGTAAATATTGTGATCGAGAGTTATCTTTATGACACTGATAGTGGATGACCGACATCTTTGAAAACGACAAAgcatcaaaataatttaatatttcccaGATATCAATCTACTTCTCCTTGAAACATCTGTTCCTCTTGCTGTAACAGCATCTTGGAGTCAAATTATGTCACCTGTAAAACTCTCAGAGAGGAAAGAAGAAAAGTCTGGCAGCATCTCAGGACTTCGCCTGCATTGCGTCAGCTTCAGCTCCAGATGCTGACTGCTCTGTTTTCATTTTGAGAGAAGAAACCTGGACAATTTGCAGCAGGGCACGTGTATTAGAAAGCGACacagttgttgttttgttgtttatgcAAATTATGAGATTTCAGGTTTGAGGAGAACTTTGCTTTCATGCAACACAAAACCTCTTCTGTGCAATTTCATTGACTGAATAGAGGTCTCTGTGATATCATCTCTCAGCCATGCAAGCCCTCCCCTTCAAGTCTTTCCATCTAATGTGGCTTTTTGTCCATTCCCTCTTTGTATTTTGTATCGCTCCCGCAGGAAGTAAATACTGGCTTTTCAGAGAAGCAGACGTGGAGCCCGGATACCCTCAGGACTTGTTTCGTTATGGTCAAGGCATGCCTGACAGAGTGGACACAGCAGTGTGGTGGGAACCGTCAGGCTATACGCACTTCTTCAGAGGAGACAGGTAAACATGCTGGGGCCCTTGTGGGAAAGGCCAGATGTGTCACGTGCTTGAGAGTTAGCCATTAACAGAAAAACATGAGGCTACTTTAGTGGGCAGTTTTATCtgggacttaaagggatagtccacctgAAAATGTAAATcctgttatcatttattcatcatCCACTTGTTAAAAAAAACCTGTAGGAGTTTTTCTTCTGAAGACATTTTGGTAACAAAACAGTTGATAGTAGCCATTTACTTCTAAGTAATTTCTTCCATGCAATGGTTGTCAGTGGCTACTGTCAACtggttttttttgtaatataatcgTTTGTGTGCATCAGAAgaagtggagggtgagtaaatgatgatttcatttttgggtgaactattcctttaaatgaaaggatagttaacttaaaaaaataaaaaaagttgtccACATATTACTCAATCTAACTTTTcacctaaaaacaacaacaacaaaaaatctcagaaaaataaaactttgtgtaaaaaaaaaaaaaaaaaagtcgagcATTACAACATCACAGCATTACTGCAATACACCATGTGTCATTTACCGGTGAGAACTTTATAGTACCATTAGTAAAAatactacaataccaggaaggaagatCAGATTGTTGATGTTTGCCTGCCGTTCTCGCTCTGTCTGCATATCGTACGTTAACGCGCTGATGCCATATCCTGTCTGCGCGAACCAGGTGCGCAAAGGTATGCAAATGCATATGTTGACTGGCAGGTAGGAAAGTCAATAAACACGCTATCAATAAGTGCTTTGATTGGACGTACCTTCCAGTGATGCACGGGTTGAACCGAAATGAGcgggtaaattatttttttttaactttggccctgtttagcatgagaatccatctctttaacactgtgaacaactctgaatacacgaaacaccattgtaccccccccccccacttaagaaacatgcaaatcagtgcagtcgtttttcaataaatcaaatgacccacaggctgacaaagtttcggcagcagaagtgacgagcatttatcatgccgtaCATCACACAGATTCATATCGCTCGACTGCAGTAACAAGTTAGCCCCagtcatttttccagattctgaaatgGCTAAGAAAAAGCAGTAGAAACTTTAggtgatattttgggtcaggtagtgtcttaatcttttagtggtgggtttaaaaagaaatataggcaatataggactttcaaccagcataacaaaaaaaaaatctgaagaaaatcACCTATTGCATCTTTAAGACTGTCgtatcaataaaataataatatataaaatataatttattatgattaaatcacaaattaaaatgcataagcttgatttttttctttcttttttgtaaacaaaatataatttcttcgcTCTTTTAATTATGAACTGAAATATTATGACttgtgcctttttttattttgttgaaaaaataTTGAACTGATCCTTTTTGTATTAGCATAGACATAGAATTAAagtattatttgatttttatccTGAAGATATTGGCAGTTTAGTGAAAAATCCCGTGCCGTGGAGAAAGATTACCCTAAACCAGTGGGCGAGTGGGGATCCATTCCTGGCTCCCTGAAAGGGGCATTCCTCAGCGATGATGGAGGTGAGTCAGGCCGGGGGACGCTGCTCGAGAAAATGTCACAGCTGAATGCATGAAAAAAGAGAGTCCATTAATCCAAAACTGAGAGGGAAATGTGACCTCATTGCTAAAAAGCTGGGGTGCAATAAGACCTTTGACTTGAAAACGTTCTGCTCTCACTTCTAATTTCACTCCATGGTTTATGAGCGTCTTTGGCACGTCTTTTTATAGCTCTGGAATTCAGAGCCTGGATAGAATCTTGTTTGATCGAGCATTTGCCGATGATTACATGGAATCATTAGTCACTggtgtatttatatacactaaTTAACATTCTAACTCTTT is from Carassius auratus strain Wakin chromosome 25, ASM336829v1, whole genome shotgun sequence and encodes:
- the LOC113043218 gene encoding matrix metalloproteinase-15-like, yielding MSVRGSRSHRYLRPVTVIFILLCVNIAETTAEDDAFNAESWLRTYGYLSQASRQMSTMHSAQILSSAIKNMQRFYGLEETGHMDLITINAMKRPRCGVPDHFEESAEGGTRRKRYALTGHKWDQGELTYSIQNHSPKVGKEQTYKAIHKAFKVWEKVTPLRFEEVPYHEIKNGSEGPDIILLFASGYHGDMSLFDGEGGSLAHAFFPGPGMGGDTHFDIDEPWTLNQREGSGVDLFLVAVHELGHALGLEHSNNPSAIMAPFYQWMDTESFSLTEDDINGIHQIYGPPETVTTQVPPTTTLFTTTAEPESTTTVAHPKTTRPSVQPTRPWVPPVRPTRRSHRPQPTARTDQDAPDICEGNFDTVTVLRGEMFVFKGRWFWRVRRNRVLDNYPMPISFFWMGLPEDIDAAYERHDGKFVFFKGSKYWLFREADVEPGYPQDLFRYGQGMPDRVDTAVWWEPSGYTHFFRGDRYWQFSEKSRAVEKDYPKPVGEWGSIPGSLKGAFLSDDGAYTYFYKDTKYWRFDNKRMKVDTGYPRSILNDFMGCRVHFDAETDVKPDHRSPETNDKNQDADNERDDEEDEKKEDDVILSVETDEHIMTLILVIVPLVLVLCILGVIYIIITTLQRKETSKVLVHCKRSLQQWV